Proteins encoded in a region of the Natronoarchaeum philippinense genome:
- a CDS encoding DUF7344 domain-containing protein, with amino-acid sequence MDLRRFLSSRIARKPPAIDLAPDDVYTVLSAERRRHVLLILDGNVAGKVPLRELARQVASRETDTERSAVSTDSIQPTYVSLYQSHLPVLDRHGAVEWDQELNLICEGNSVSGLANIIREIDDRTQHD; translated from the coding sequence ATGGACTTGAGACGCTTCCTGTCCAGTCGTATCGCCCGTAAGCCACCTGCAATTGACCTTGCTCCCGACGACGTCTACACGGTTCTCTCAGCAGAGCGCCGCCGACATGTGTTGTTGATCCTCGACGGGAACGTCGCTGGGAAGGTCCCCCTGCGCGAACTCGCCCGGCAAGTCGCTTCCCGAGAGACGGATACTGAGCGGAGCGCCGTCTCGACGGATTCGATCCAACCGACCTATGTATCGCTCTATCAGTCCCATCTGCCGGTCTTGGACCGCCACGGCGCCGTCGAGTGGGACCAAGAGTTGAACCTGATTTGTGAGGGCAACTCTGTGTCGGGCCTTGCGAACATCATTCGAGAGATCGACGACCGCACGCAGCACGACTAG
- a CDS encoding homing endonuclease associated repeat-containing protein: protein MVNPVSEEKILLDLYGLYRMLGDVPTESQYASLGRYSVGSVRRKFGTFTTGRERAGVPTADKRGGQNRIPRADLLEALQELDDTLEGSPTREQMDAQGRYSGGPYEREFGGWSAALKAADIEPNQHSNYIEFECEFCGSEDRKLVSKIADSGRIFCSQECLNEWRSEEFSGSAHPLWDRVRVECEICTKELLRRPSIVEPKQRVFCSYSCFSEWCSEERVGEDHPQWKGGGELYYGPNFQRQREKRLKADNYQCQNCGRAQDDHRDAYGRSLEIHHRTPVREFYQDIDTEAGETPNWEAMNALSNLVTLCIECHRDVE, encoded by the coding sequence GTGGTAAATCCAGTCTCTGAGGAGAAGATCCTGCTTGATCTCTACGGCCTCTATCGAATGCTGGGCGATGTTCCAACTGAATCGCAATATGCGAGTCTGGGTCGGTATTCCGTGGGTTCGGTCCGAAGAAAGTTCGGCACGTTCACCACTGGGCGGGAAAGGGCTGGTGTCCCTACCGCCGACAAACGCGGTGGTCAAAATCGAATCCCGCGTGCTGATCTTCTCGAAGCATTACAGGAGCTTGACGACACACTTGAGGGTTCGCCTACGCGAGAGCAGATGGATGCTCAAGGCCGGTATTCAGGTGGGCCGTATGAACGAGAGTTTGGTGGTTGGTCGGCAGCACTGAAGGCAGCTGACATCGAGCCCAACCAGCACTCAAACTATATCGAATTCGAGTGCGAGTTCTGTGGGAGCGAAGACCGGAAGCTGGTGAGCAAAATAGCCGACAGTGGTCGTATCTTCTGTTCTCAGGAGTGCCTCAACGAGTGGCGGTCCGAGGAGTTTTCCGGCTCAGCCCATCCGCTGTGGGATCGAGTCCGTGTAGAGTGCGAAATCTGTACTAAAGAGTTGCTGCGGAGACCCTCGATCGTCGAACCGAAACAGCGGGTGTTCTGTTCCTACAGCTGTTTTTCAGAGTGGTGCTCCGAAGAACGCGTCGGAGAAGACCATCCACAATGGAAGGGTGGTGGGGAACTGTACTACGGTCCAAACTTCCAGCGGCAGCGCGAGAAGCGCCTCAAAGCTGACAACTATCAATGCCAGAACTGTGGCCGTGCACAGGACGACCATCGTGATGCGTACGGGCGTAGCCTTGAGATCCATCATCGGACGCCAGTTAGAGAGTTTTACCAAGACATCGATACTGAGGCTGGAGAAACCCCGAATTGGGAGGCGATGAACGCATTGAGCAATTTGGTCACGTTGTGCATTGAATGTCACCGGGACGTAGAGTGA
- a CDS encoding ParA family protein yields MDQTYRAAAFLDKGGTGKTTTVAHVGVAAQHRGHDVLLIDLAGKQGDLAKHFGVWDDYQQAIEQDEAWPNISTVFDDSWSTIAEKLGEDPLADLVIETDEGVDLIPAHPGLDTLDSELGNIDDARKRYSRLEEFLDNYVDPLGYDIVLIDLPGMTNNVSYNGLWAAGHAITPVEMGPFEAEQADALRQDLNKIADNFAVEIELALVLPNKVDTRTKLAEEYLAAFKDEYPEAIAPDYVPYSQDIRNAAQRGMTAFSLEDPSSTARHAKETYLGAADTLLDRLGGGDHA; encoded by the coding sequence ATGGATCAAACATACCGCGCCGCGGCCTTTCTGGACAAAGGTGGCACAGGGAAGACAACGACTGTTGCTCATGTTGGGGTTGCAGCACAGCATCGCGGCCATGACGTGCTGCTGATCGACCTCGCTGGGAAACAGGGCGATCTCGCCAAGCACTTCGGCGTGTGGGACGACTACCAACAGGCGATCGAGCAGGACGAGGCCTGGCCAAACATCAGCACAGTGTTCGACGATTCCTGGAGCACCATCGCCGAAAAACTGGGTGAGGACCCTCTCGCAGATCTCGTCATCGAGACCGATGAGGGGGTGGATCTGATCCCGGCGCACCCAGGCCTCGACACGCTTGACTCCGAACTGGGGAATATCGATGACGCACGTAAGCGGTACAGCCGCTTGGAGGAATTTCTAGACAACTACGTCGATCCCCTCGGCTACGACATCGTCCTTATCGACCTTCCGGGCATGACCAACAACGTCTCTTACAACGGACTTTGGGCTGCTGGTCATGCGATCACGCCAGTCGAGATGGGGCCGTTTGAGGCTGAACAGGCAGATGCACTTCGGCAGGACCTCAACAAAATTGCGGACAACTTCGCTGTGGAGATCGAGCTGGCGTTGGTGCTGCCGAACAAAGTTGACACTCGCACTAAGCTCGCTGAGGAGTACCTTGCTGCCTTCAAAGACGAATACCCGGAGGCGATAGCTCCTGACTATGTCCCGTACTCGCAAGACATCCGCAACGCTGCTCAGCGTGGCATGACCGCATTTAGTCTCGAAGACCCGTCCAGTACCGCGCGCCACGCCAAGGAGACATACCTTGGTGCAGCGGATACGTTGCTGGACCGTCTAGGGGGTGGGGACCATGCCTGA
- a CDS encoding HVO_A0114 family putative DNA-binding protein: MPEFEEPPASVPDPNEFDREDADIDDRLEFRAAFSETLTQHGYPDTLVLARERAEDVFHDRRLKILDHLEEQNPESVRALAQELDYDKGVVSRDLQALAKIDVIEYEDTGRSKAPRLKHNHVVVEPIV; the protein is encoded by the coding sequence ATGCCTGAATTCGAAGAGCCACCGGCCTCAGTTCCAGACCCAAACGAGTTTGACCGCGAGGATGCGGACATCGATGATCGCCTGGAGTTCCGCGCTGCATTCTCAGAAACACTCACACAGCATGGGTATCCAGACACGCTTGTCCTTGCCCGGGAGAGGGCGGAGGACGTCTTCCATGACCGCCGCTTGAAGATCCTCGATCACTTGGAGGAACAGAATCCAGAATCGGTGCGTGCCCTCGCGCAGGAGCTGGACTACGACAAAGGTGTTGTGAGCCGCGATCTCCAGGCACTCGCAAAAATCGACGTTATCGAATATGAGGACACTGGCCGCTCGAAGGCCCCTCGCCTCAAGCACAACCACGTAGTCGTCGAACCCATTGTCTAA
- a CDS encoding type II toxin-antitoxin system HicB family antitoxin, whose translation MGVQSRDGPNSDTITVTHEERWYVAKDEETGIASQGKTKIEALQNLAEALELTAETTADEEDLEPSSAPWFSS comes from the coding sequence ATGGGAGTGCAATCCCGGGACGGTCCCAATAGCGACACCATCACCGTCACTCACGAGGAGCGGTGGTACGTCGCCAAGGACGAGGAGACCGGGATCGCGAGCCAGGGCAAGACAAAAATCGAGGCCCTACAAAACTTAGCAGAAGCTCTCGAACTTACCGCTGAGACGACCGCGGATGAGGAAGATCTCGAACCTTCGAGCGCACCCTGGTTCTCTTCATAA
- a CDS encoding type II toxin-antitoxin system HicA family toxin, with amino-acid sequence MTRRTYSGREIIKALGNWGYKRVRQRGDHVILKYQDPNTGEIRTVTVPLHDELSIGTLKSIAEQAGAQDFQRFLDEMDRMV; translated from the coding sequence GTGACACGGCGGACGTATTCCGGGCGAGAGATCATCAAGGCGCTCGGAAACTGGGGATACAAGCGCGTCCGGCAGCGTGGCGACCACGTGATCCTGAAATATCAGGACCCCAACACCGGAGAGATCCGAACCGTTACTGTCCCTCTCCACGACGAACTGTCGATTGGAACGCTCAAGAGCATCGCCGAACAAGCAGGTGCTCAAGACTTCCAGCGGTTCCTCGACGAGATGGACAGGATGGTGTGA
- a CDS encoding tyrosine-type recombinase/integrase gives MSTDTVNSHSRAKAWLKPHQVRDLRTAAQSDVFLSYLRDRNEALIAMFFDTGLRVGELVQLDLDYLHLDEDPAYIFIPAHIQKDYPTDRSPGPREMNLAQDESTYDTVSRLRSYLNNRWRESDALFPSRQADRMTTESVRRVVRSLAEEGDVRPFLIDGSRGDPKDVTPHTLRHSVAYRMLHEEEDYTLYDVRNRLRHATIKTTEERYDHFDRI, from the coding sequence GTGAGCACCGACACCGTAAACTCCCACAGTCGGGCAAAGGCGTGGCTGAAGCCACACCAAGTCCGCGACCTCCGTACCGCTGCACAGAGCGATGTGTTCCTGTCCTATCTCCGCGATCGCAACGAGGCGCTCATCGCGATGTTCTTCGATACTGGGCTCCGCGTCGGAGAGCTGGTCCAACTGGATCTCGACTACCTCCACCTCGACGAAGATCCAGCGTACATCTTCATCCCGGCACACATTCAGAAGGACTACCCGACGGATCGCTCGCCAGGACCGCGGGAGATGAACCTCGCCCAGGACGAGAGCACGTACGACACCGTCTCGCGTCTACGGTCGTATTTGAACAACCGTTGGCGCGAGAGCGACGCACTGTTCCCCTCACGCCAGGCCGACCGGATGACCACCGAGAGTGTCCGGCGCGTCGTCCGCTCTCTCGCCGAAGAGGGCGATGTCCGCCCGTTCCTTATCGATGGGTCGCGTGGGGACCCGAAGGACGTGACGCCCCATACACTTCGCCACAGCGTCGCCTACCGGATGTTGCATGAAGAAGAGGACTACACGCTCTACGACGTCCGGAACAGGCTCCGCCATGCGACGATCAAAACAACTGAAGAGCGCTACGACCACTTCGACCGAATCTGA
- a CDS encoding minichromosome maintenance protein MCM: MSTNHELTDDLIDFLRRYYSDEVAELAQHYPREQKSLYVDYADLYQFDQNLATDFRSHPQKMFEYANEALRLYDLPIDVTLSDAHVRLYNLPENDVLDVSEVPRHQNIGRLLGVRGQVQKVSAVKPRIVEAVFDCQRCGTRTTVPQAGDQLQEPHECEGCERQGPFVLNAKSSEWTDHQFARVQQPPEQTKGGEGETIDVHLEDDLIQEFDAGDRVTLTGVLDIEEPGKDQGRDFDTTVDARAVVRDENDYEDINIDEHREEIEKIANGEYGDPFDLMIQSINPGHKGDEDVKLAIMLQLVGGWSRGQRTRGDSHILLMGDPGCGKSTFLQAVDDLAPKSTYASGKGATAAGLTAAAVSDDFGDTEWGLEAGALVLADGGVACIDEIDKVNDSAVSSMHDALESQKVRVNKAGINATLSSRTALLAAGNPAEGRFDPYQPRAQQIDLGPTLMSRFDLMFMVSDSPDADDDREVINHMMRSRRAAAKKELGEELTEEERESIEPAIPHEILRAYIAYAKEEVTPYIRADNSETQEYLQEEFLKLRLANADEDDNPVPVTYRQEEAIERLAEASARIRLDDEVKKEDVDRALKLVRKSMQQVGIDPETGEFDADVVETGQSKSQRDRRKRVLAILDDQDGVSMEELVEITDSS, translated from the coding sequence ATGTCCACAAACCACGAACTCACCGACGACCTGATAGATTTCCTCCGTCGCTACTACAGCGACGAGGTAGCAGAGCTCGCTCAACACTACCCGCGAGAGCAGAAATCGCTGTACGTAGACTACGCCGACCTCTACCAGTTCGATCAGAACCTCGCCACCGACTTCCGCTCGCACCCGCAGAAGATGTTCGAGTACGCCAACGAGGCTCTCCGTCTCTACGATTTGCCGATCGACGTTACACTCTCCGACGCCCACGTACGCCTCTACAATCTGCCGGAGAACGATGTCCTCGACGTTTCCGAGGTCCCCCGCCACCAGAACATCGGGCGGCTTCTCGGCGTTCGCGGGCAGGTGCAGAAGGTTAGCGCGGTGAAACCCCGCATCGTGGAGGCCGTCTTCGACTGCCAGCGTTGTGGGACTCGCACCACCGTCCCACAGGCCGGCGATCAGCTGCAAGAGCCACACGAATGTGAGGGGTGTGAACGGCAGGGGCCGTTCGTCCTCAACGCAAAATCGAGTGAATGGACTGACCACCAGTTCGCCCGTGTACAACAACCGCCGGAGCAGACGAAAGGCGGCGAGGGTGAAACAATTGATGTGCACCTGGAGGACGACCTGATACAGGAATTCGACGCTGGCGACCGCGTTACTCTCACGGGCGTTCTTGACATCGAGGAACCCGGCAAGGACCAGGGCCGGGACTTCGACACCACTGTAGACGCCCGCGCAGTCGTCCGCGACGAGAACGACTACGAGGATATCAACATCGACGAACACCGCGAGGAGATCGAGAAGATCGCCAACGGCGAGTACGGCGACCCCTTCGACCTGATGATCCAGTCGATCAATCCGGGCCACAAAGGCGACGAGGACGTCAAACTCGCTATCATGCTCCAGCTGGTCGGCGGGTGGTCCCGCGGCCAGCGGACGCGTGGCGACTCCCACATTTTGTTGATGGGTGACCCCGGTTGCGGCAAGAGTACGTTCCTACAGGCTGTTGACGACCTTGCGCCGAAGTCTACGTACGCGTCCGGTAAGGGGGCGACGGCAGCCGGACTCACCGCAGCAGCGGTGTCCGATGACTTCGGCGACACGGAGTGGGGCCTCGAAGCCGGCGCGTTGGTGCTTGCGGACGGCGGCGTCGCGTGTATCGACGAGATCGACAAAGTCAACGATAGTGCCGTCTCGTCGATGCACGACGCCCTTGAAAGTCAGAAGGTCCGTGTGAACAAAGCGGGCATCAACGCAACACTGAGCTCGCGTACCGCGCTACTGGCAGCGGGGAACCCGGCGGAGGGACGGTTCGACCCCTATCAGCCCCGCGCTCAACAGATCGACCTGGGGCCGACGCTCATGAGCCGCTTCGACCTGATGTTCATGGTCAGCGACTCTCCCGACGCCGACGACGATCGGGAGGTCATCAACCACATGATGCGGTCCCGCCGCGCAGCCGCGAAGAAGGAGCTCGGTGAGGAACTCACCGAGGAGGAGCGCGAGAGTATCGAGCCGGCGATCCCTCACGAGATCTTGCGCGCGTATATCGCCTACGCAAAGGAGGAGGTGACTCCCTACATCCGTGCAGACAACAGCGAAACGCAGGAGTATCTTCAAGAGGAGTTCCTAAAGCTCCGGCTCGCGAACGCTGACGAGGACGACAACCCGGTTCCGGTGACCTACCGCCAGGAGGAAGCCATCGAGCGCCTGGCCGAGGCATCCGCGCGTATCCGCCTCGACGACGAAGTGAAGAAGGAAGACGTGGATCGTGCACTAAAACTTGTGAGGAAGTCGATGCAACAGGTCGG